The sequence TTTTGGAATTTCATCAATAAAACGTGAGGATACAGGATATTGAGTAGCTCCGTAAAGCATACGCTCTGAGCAGTGCAGTAAGAAAAGCTTTTGCTTTGCTCTTGTAATTCCCACGTAGCAAAGCCTGCGCTCCTCCTCTAAATCCTCAACACTTTCCATAGACATAGCAGAGGGGAAAAGATTTTCCTCCATTCCCGCTATAAATACAACGGGATATTCAAGTCCCTTTGCGCTATGTAATGTCATAAGCGTAACGGCGTTTGCATCGCTGTCAAGATTGTCTATATCCGAAACGAGTGAAATTTCTTCAAGGAAGGAAAACAAGGTCGGATTTTCGCTGTTTTCCATATAATCTCGAATAGAGCTTTTCAATTCCTCGATATTGTCAAGCCTGTCAGTGCTGTTTTCTTTTTGCGCTTCCTGCTCAAGATAACGAAGATATCCCGTTCTTTCAAGCATTTCGTTGTACAGCTCATAAAGGGAAAGCTCCTTTGACAGTTCTATCAATTCTTCTATAATTTCATAAAATGCATAAAGCCTTGTTGATGCTTTTAAAAGCGAGGGGATTTGACGGCTTTCCTTTAAAGTCTCATACAGGGATATTCCGTATTCGTCTGCCGCCTGTCTTAATGCATCAAGGGTTGTAGCTCCGATTTTTCTTGACGGCTCGTTGATAATTCTCAAAAGCCTTAAATCATCCTTAGGATTTGAAATTATAGAAAGGTAGGCAATTACATCCTTTATTTCCTTGCGGTCATAAAACCTTGTTCCGCCGATTACCCTGTTGGGTATTCCCGCATAAGTAAGTGCATCTGAAATAGCTCTGTTCTGAGCATTTGTGCGGTAGAGTACGGCAAAATCATTTAAGCTTCTGCCCTCTCTCACAAGCTCTTTTACTGTGCGTGCTATAAAATAGCCCTCTTCGTTTTGGTTTTCGGCACAGTGTACTGTTATGTTTTCTCCGCCTTCTTTTGCAGTCCAAAGATTTTTACCTTTTCTGCCCTCGTTATTTTTGATAACCTCATTTGCCGCATCTAAAATAGGCTGAGTTGAACGGTAATTTTGCTCAAGCCTTATAACCTCTGCATCCTTAAACTGCTTTTCAAAGGAGAGTATATTCTCTATTGTAGCGCCTCTGAATTTGTAAATACTCTGGTCGTCGTCACCAACTACACATACATTCAGATTATCTCCTGCCAAAAGGCTTACAAGACGGTATTGCAGATTGTTAGTGTCCTGATACTCGTCCACAAGAATATATCTGAACATTCGGTTATATTTTTTCTTAACCTCGGGGAAATCCTTTAAAAGCTCCACCGTTTTCATTATTATATCGTCAAAGT comes from Oscillospiraceae bacterium and encodes:
- a CDS encoding ATP-dependent DNA helicase PcrA: MLNELEKQEFLRLRKRHLEKEYSFLNEEQRRAVFCTDGALLILAGAGSGKTTVIVNKIAYLIKYGNAYMSDYIPEFVTPELLEQLKNNEGSAEIFSVNPINPYNVLAITFTNKAAKELKERLEKLLGEKGQDIWAATFHSACVRILRREIDALGYDRSFTIYDADDTVKLLKDIIKSLNIDESIVTPKACYNVISKAKNSSMSAEAFKNNFQSNPRLKRVADIYEVYQKRLKEANALDFDDIIMKTVELLKDFPEVKKKYNRMFRYILVDEYQDTNNLQYRLVSLLAGDNLNVCVVGDDDQSIYKFRGATIENILSFEKQFKDAEVIRLEQNYRSTQPILDAANEVIKNNEGRKGKNLWTAKEGGENITVHCAENQNEEGYFIARTVKELVREGRSLNDFAVLYRTNAQNRAISDALTYAGIPNRVIGGTRFYDRKEIKDVIAYLSIISNPKDDLRLLRIINEPSRKIGATTLDALRQAADEYGISLYETLKESRQIPSLLKASTRLYAFYEIIEELIELSKELSLYELYNEMLERTGYLRYLEQEAQKENSTDRLDNIEELKSSIRDYMENSENPTLFSFLEEISLVSDIDNLDSDANAVTLMTLHSAKGLEYPVVFIAGMEENLFPSAMSMESVEDLEEERRLCYVGITRAKQKLFLLHCSERMLYGATQYPVSSRFIDEIPKHLIDFTASHKPNIQKKSFTSSKPAPQKAMFTTMGASKPAQKTEKVQYFKGQSVNHKVFGDGEILSVIPMGNDTMLEIKFSAGIKKIMANFANLKIN